CACGGCCAATGCCATCGAACGACTGCCGCCGGAGCTGATCCGCAAGGGTCGCATGGACGAGATCTTTTTCATCGACTTGCCCAGCACCGAGGTGCGGCAGGAAATCTTCCGGATTCATCTGGAAAAGCGCGATCTACCGCCGGAGCAGTTCGACCTGCCCCGCCTGGCAGAGGCCTGCGAAGGGTTTTCCGGGGCGGAGATCGAACAGGCGGTGGTCGCCGGGCTCTACCTCGCCCGGGAGCACGACGCGAAACTGACCACGGAGCATCTGCTCACCGAACTCGCCGAGACCCGGCCGTTGTCGGTAGTCATGCGGGAGAACCTGGATCGCCTGAGGGCATGGGCACAGGACCGGACCGTGCCGGCGGACTGATGCAGCCGAGCCTAGAACCGCCAGGCGAGCTGCTCGGCAACACCTTCGGCAGCGGGCGCCAGACCGGAGAGTGTCACGCCCAGCAGCCGCACCGGACGATGGCCCGCCTCGGTATCCGACAGCAGCCCGCTGACCACGCGCATGACTGATTCTTCGGTGCGATAGGCAAAACGGTCCGAGCGGCTGCGGGTAATCTGCTCGAAGTCTGCGTACTTCACCTTCAAGGTTACCGTGTGGGCGACCAGGCGCTTGCCAGCCATGGACGTCACCGCCTTGGCGGCCAGGGGCTGCAGCGCCTCAAGCATGTCCATGGGCCGCACCAGATCGTGGGCGAAGGTCGTCTCCGCACCAATGGACTTGCGCTCCCGGGTAGCCTGCACGGGTCGATGGTCAATGCCCCGGGCGATGTCGTAATAGAATGGCGCGCGCTTGCCGAAGGCCTGCTGCAACTCCTCCAGGGAAAAGCGGAGCAGATCGGCGCCGACGTGAATGCCAAGTGCGTGCATGCGCCGTTCGGTGGCGCGACCCACGCCATGAAACCGGCCGATGGGCAACTCGGCGACGAAGGCCGCACCGGCCTCGGGGGTAATGAGGTGCAGGCCATCAGGCTTGTCCAGGTCAGATGCCTGCTTGGCCAGAAACTTGTTGTAGGACACGCCTGCGGAGATCGTGAGCCCGGTGCCCTCCCGCACGCGACGCTTGATGTCCCGGGCGATCAGGGTGGCGGACCCGCTGAAACCCGGCGTCCCGGTAACATCCAGGTAAGCCTCGTCCAGCGACAAGGGCTCCACGAGGTCCGTGTAGTCACGGAAAATGCTCTGCACCTGCCGCGAAACCGATCGATAGGCATCAAACCGGGGGCGAATGAATACCGCGT
The Natronocella acetinitrilica DNA segment above includes these coding regions:
- the dinB gene encoding DNA polymerase IV, producing MRKILHLDMDAFYAAIEQRDDPALRGRPVIVGGSPDGRGVVATCSYEARRFGIHSAMPAARAVRLCPDAVFIRPRFDAYRSVSRQVQSIFRDYTDLVEPLSLDEAYLDVTGTPGFSGSATLIARDIKRRVREGTGLTISAGVSYNKFLAKQASDLDKPDGLHLITPEAGAAFVAELPIGRFHGVGRATERRMHALGIHVGADLLRFSLEELQQAFGKRAPFYYDIARGIDHRPVQATRERKSIGAETTFAHDLVRPMDMLEALQPLAAKAVTSMAGKRLVAHTVTLKVKYADFEQITRSRSDRFAYRTEESVMRVVSGLLSDTEAGHRPVRLLGVTLSGLAPAAEGVAEQLAWRF